In Mustela erminea isolate mMusErm1 chromosome 8, mMusErm1.Pri, whole genome shotgun sequence, a genomic segment contains:
- the SFT2D3 gene encoding vesicle transport protein SFT2C yields MADLHRQLQEYLAQGKAGGLTAAEPLLAAEKTEEPPAGGGPAGAWLGRAGLRWTWARGPAEPTVATGPACLPSVTRAQRLAASGVCLLLAALCFGLAALYAPVLLLRARKFALLWSLGSALALVGGMLLRGGAACGRLLRGEETPSRPALLYVAALGATLYAALGLRSTLLTALGACLQVGALLTVLFGLLPWGAGTALRVALGRLVPGASLAKALPV; encoded by the coding sequence ATGGCGGACCTCCACCGCCAGCTGCAGGAGTACCTGGCGCAGGGTAAAGCCGGCGGGCTGACGGCCGCCGAGCCGCTGCTCGCTGCGGAAAAGACTGAGGAGCCCCCGGCAGGGGGCGGGCCGGCGGGGGCGTGGCTGGGCCGCGCGGGCCTGCGCTGGACGTGGGCGCGGGGCCCAGCGGAGCCAACGGTGGCGACAGGCCCAGCGTGCTTGCCGAGTGTGACGCGCGCACAGCGGCTGGCGGCCAGCGGCGTGTGCCTGCTGCTGGCCGCGCTCTGCTTCGGCCTGGCCGCGCTCTACGCGCCCGTGCTGCTGCTGCGCGCCCGCAAGTTCGCGCTGCTCTGGTCTCTGGGCTCGGCGCTGGCGCTCGTGGGCGGCATGCTGCTGCGGGGCGGCGCGGCGTGCGGGCGCCTGTTGCGCGGCGAGGAGACGCCGTCGCGGCCCGCGCTGCTCTACGTGGCCGCGCTGGGAGCCACGCTGTACGCGGCGCTCGGGCTGCGCAGCACGTTGCTCACGGCGCTGGGCGCCTGCCTGCAGGTGGGCGCGCTGCTGACCGTGCTGTTCGGGCTCCTGCCCTGGGGCGCGGGCACCGCGCTGCGAGTAGCGCTCGGACGCCTGGTTCCCGGCGCCAGCCTCGCCAAGGCGCTGCCGGTGTGA